The Terriglobales bacterium genome includes the window GCTGAACAGGAAGCGATACAGCGCGTTGTAGCGCCGCGGTTTAACTTCAGTCTGCGGAATCGTCGTGGCTGGCAAGTTCAAAAAGATGACACCGTAAGCTCCGGGGATACCACAGACTGATGCGGCTCAATGAACTGCGCTTCACCTCGCGCCTGTGACCATGCTCACTTTAGCTCTCTTTGGCGCGATCATATGCCAAGCCTCGCGAATGTGCGCCGCGAGATCTTCATCGCTAATGCGATCGAGTTCGATGCCGACCCAGCCGCGAACGCCGACATAAGGAGGCTTGAAGTAAGTTTTCGGGTCTTCTTTGATCAACGACGCCTGAAGCTCAGCCTGCGTAGCTATCCAAACGGCAACATGACCATCGTTGTGATGATTGTCCGCGAACATAACGAAGACTTTCTTGTGTACGAAGAATGTTGGCTCACCGTGCGAGAGCTTTTCCATAGTGTCGGGCAGAGCAGAGCAGATTCTCCGCACACGCCGCAGATGCTCGCGATCTGAATCGCGCTTTATTCCCCGTACGGTACCCAGATGTTTTTCACTTGAACTGCGTGTTGCAGGAACCATCGGCCCTCCGCCTGATCGGCATTGAACCAATCGATGACCCGGCCCTCGTTGCTAAACACTTGCTTCAAATTTCCGACCGACAGCAACTTTACCTGCGCTGCGCTTGCCGCGTCGGTAAATGACCAGATGGCATCGACATCGTCGTGTTCGGCAAGTACCTTGGTCAACTCCGCAGCGCGTCCGGTCACGATGTTCACCACGCCACCGGGCAGATCGCTGGTATCAAAGAGCTGATACAGATCGCTGGTGATCAGCGGATAGCGCTCGGATGGAATTGCCACAACGGTATTGCCCATTGCGATTGCGGGAAGTACGAGCGACAGGAATCCCAATAGTGGAAGATCCACAGGCGTGACAATGCCAATCGTCCCGACCGGCTCGTTCATGGCGATGGAGACGTTGCGGAACGGGGGGTTGTGCACGGCGCCATCGAACTTGTCGGCCCATGCGGCGTAGGAAAACACGCGTTCAATGC containing:
- a CDS encoding MmcQ/YjbR family DNA-binding protein, producing the protein MVPATRSSSEKHLGTVRGIKRDSDREHLRRVRRICSALPDTMEKLSHGEPTFFVHKKVFVMFADNHHNDGHVAVWIATQAELQASLIKEDPKTYFKPPYVGVRGWVGIELDRISDEDLAAHIREAWHMIAPKRAKVSMVTGAR